In the Muricauda sp. MAR_2010_75 genome, one interval contains:
- a CDS encoding MBL fold metallo-hydrolase RNA specificity domain-containing protein, translating to MKNNKINIHFLGAVGTVTGSKYLVDTGNKKILIDCGLFQGLKELRLKNWEYLPVNVSEIDVVLLTHGHMDHTGYLPRLVKQGFNGFIYGTNPTLDIAKIILNDSAKIQEQEAERANKEGYSKHSPAEPLYDLKDVEKTVPHFKGVPQSQWIPLFDGVKARFQYNGHILGATYIDLDVHGKRYVFSGDIGRTHDLLLYPPLNPKKADVLFIESTYGGRFHPEEEEAIPQIEKLVNDTLDRGGSLFVPSFSVERAQLMMLIFWRLLKENKIPKVQMIMDSPMGTNVLELFHRTRDWHRLEDNECDEMCSHFTVVSSYRETMELRTDNKPKIVIAGSGMLTGGRMLNYLETQAQNSNNTLLFVGYQAEGTRGRKLLEGDKELKVYGKWVPFNMEVVEIEGLSAHADHKELLGWMSKIQNTPERIFIVHGENEGAKALKNDIERTYSWKAEIPQLYSIEEIV from the coding sequence ATGAAAAATAATAAAATAAACATCCATTTTTTGGGAGCGGTTGGTACAGTAACCGGTTCCAAATATTTAGTGGATACTGGAAACAAAAAAATACTGATTGACTGTGGATTGTTTCAAGGCTTAAAAGAGTTACGTCTCAAAAACTGGGAATATCTCCCTGTGAACGTTTCAGAGATTGATGTGGTTTTGCTCACACACGGCCATATGGACCACACAGGCTATCTACCAAGATTGGTCAAACAAGGATTTAATGGTTTTATTTACGGTACAAATCCAACCTTGGATATTGCCAAAATCATTCTGAACGATAGTGCTAAAATACAGGAACAGGAAGCCGAACGTGCCAATAAAGAAGGTTATTCCAAGCACAGCCCAGCAGAGCCACTATACGACTTAAAGGATGTTGAAAAAACCGTTCCACATTTTAAGGGCGTTCCGCAATCACAATGGATTCCATTGTTTGATGGCGTAAAAGCCCGTTTCCAATACAATGGACATATTTTGGGAGCAACTTATATCGATTTGGATGTACATGGAAAACGCTATGTCTTTTCAGGAGATATAGGTAGAACCCATGATTTACTGTTATACCCACCATTAAACCCGAAAAAGGCCGATGTACTGTTTATTGAATCCACTTATGGCGGAAGATTTCATCCAGAGGAAGAAGAAGCCATTCCACAGATTGAAAAACTGGTCAATGACACCCTTGATAGAGGTGGCAGTCTATTTGTCCCAAGCTTTTCGGTAGAACGTGCCCAACTTATGATGCTTATTTTTTGGAGATTGCTCAAGGAAAATAAAATACCAAAAGTGCAAATGATAATGGACAGCCCTATGGGGACTAATGTACTAGAACTATTCCACCGCACAAGGGATTGGCACAGATTAGAAGACAATGAATGTGATGAAATGTGCTCGCACTTTACCGTTGTAAGCAGTTATCGTGAAACTATGGAATTGCGGACTGATAATAAACCAAAAATTGTCATTGCCGGAAGCGGAATGCTTACTGGAGGAAGAATGCTTAACTATCTTGAAACCCAAGCTCAAAACTCCAATAATACCCTTCTATTTGTAGGTTATCAGGCCGAAGGTACACGTGGCAGGAAGTTACTGGAAGGTGACAAGGAACTCAAAGTTTATGGAAAATGGGTTCCTTTTAACATGGAAGTTGTTGAAATTGAAGGGCTTTCAGCGCATGCAGACCATAAAGAACTTTTGGGTTGGATGAGTAAGATACAGAACACGCCTGAACGGATTTTTATTGTACACGGTGAAAATGAAGGTGCAAAGGCATTGAAAAACGACATTGAGAGAACTTATAGCTGGAAAGCAGAAATACCGCAATTATACAGCATTGAAGAAATAGTATAG